The DNA region TTCTCCTCGCGGCCATTGCCGCCGGTACTGGTTTGAATGCCCAAGATGTGAAGTCCTCGTACTCCGTGACGACCGACTTCACCTACGCTTCGGAATACGTATTCCGCGGCGTCGAAGTGGCTGGTAACTCCTTCCAGCCCTCGATCGAAGTTTCCGTGGACGATGCCTACGTCGGCCTGTGGACCAATAATCCTGTCACCGATAACGAGTCCAACGAGATCGATATCTACGGTGGCTATAAATACAAAGTTAACGATGCCCTCTCATTCGAGGCGGTCGGCACTTACTACTGGTACCCTGAGGCTACCGGTGGTGCTACCAAAGACTCGATCGAAGTTGGTCTCGGCGCTACCTACGTGTATCAAGGTATCTCCTCCAGCCTCTATTACTACTACGACTTCACCCTCGAAGCTGACACCATTCAGGCTTCCGTTGGCTACAGTGTTCCGCTCGAAGCGATCGGTTCCTCGGTTGATTTCAGCGTTTTCGCTGGTACGGCTGACGGTCGTGATTGGGCTCCAGACAGCGGTTCACGCGTGTTCGAGACCTACAACTATTACGGTTTCGACATCAGCGTTCCTTACAAGCTGAACGACAAAGCGGCCATTACCACCGGCATCCACTATGCTGCCAATGACGCTTACTTCGACGGCTCCGCTCCTGACAGCAATCTCTGGTTCACCGTCGGTCTGTCTGTTGGTTTCTAATCGCTCACGCGCTTAGAAAATATCTTCAAGACTTCCTATCTTCACCCGCTCCTCTTCACCGAGGAGCGGGTTTTTATTCATAGCCCAAATCTAAGGGTTGACAGAAGGTTTCCAAACCTTAGCTCTCGACCCCTTTTCCTTTCATGAAAACGTTCCTCGCCAAAAAAGAGACGGTACAACCCAAGTGGCATCTGATCGATGCTGAGGGTGTGGTGCTCGGTCGTCTCGCCGTTAAGGCCGCCAACATCATCCGTGGCCGCCACAAGGCTTCCTACACCCCGTCCGTCGATACCGGCGATTTCGTGGTCGTGATCAATGCCGACAAAGTTGTGCTC from Nibricoccus aquaticus includes:
- a CDS encoding TorF family putative porin → MKKTAILLAAIAAGTGLNAQDVKSSYSVTTDFTYASEYVFRGVEVAGNSFQPSIEVSVDDAYVGLWTNNPVTDNESNEIDIYGGYKYKVNDALSFEAVGTYYWYPEATGGATKDSIEVGLGATYVYQGISSSLYYYYDFTLEADTIQASVGYSVPLEAIGSSVDFSVFAGTADGRDWAPDSGSRVFETYNYYGFDISVPYKLNDKAAITTGIHYAANDAYFDGSAPDSNLWFTVGLSVGF